A section of the Elizabethkingia anophelis R26 genome encodes:
- the murG gene encoding undecaprenyldiphospho-muramoylpentapeptide beta-N-acetylglucosaminyltransferase — protein sequence MTSPRVLLSGGGTGGHIFPAVSIAQEIQKRFPDAEFMFIGALGKMEMEKVPQAGFKIEGLDIAGFDRGNILSNFKLPFRLLSSISKAKKIIRNFKPDFAIGTGGFASGPALWAASQLGVPTFIQEQNSFPGVTNKILSKKAKAVFTAYPGMESFFPNTEVRFLGNPIRQNIIDDKLAPEVAKEKLGLQNKLTILSVGGSQGSRTLNNGWKDNLDKLTEKGYQLIWQTGKLDYEALKKNQEIQNLSSAEGQISLNEFIKDMGTAYSAADVIVSRAGAIAISELAVAVKPILLIPLPTAAEDHQTKNAQSLVDQKAAFMVKDVEMKDKFWNTLEQICENEALRKEMMVNLEKFGKPEATKQIVDEILNKTGFNHNKN from the coding sequence ATGACATCGCCTAGAGTATTATTAAGCGGAGGAGGAACCGGGGGACATATTTTTCCGGCGGTTTCTATTGCTCAGGAAATTCAAAAAAGATTTCCGGATGCAGAGTTCATGTTTATCGGAGCTTTGGGAAAGATGGAAATGGAAAAAGTTCCACAGGCCGGATTTAAAATTGAAGGACTGGATATTGCAGGTTTCGACAGAGGTAATATTTTATCAAACTTTAAACTGCCATTCAGATTACTGAGCAGTATTTCTAAAGCGAAGAAAATTATCAGAAACTTCAAACCCGATTTTGCTATCGGAACCGGGGGGTTTGCTAGTGGACCTGCTTTATGGGCAGCATCTCAGTTAGGAGTTCCTACATTTATTCAGGAGCAAAACTCTTTTCCTGGAGTTACTAATAAAATTCTGTCGAAAAAGGCTAAAGCGGTATTTACTGCTTATCCCGGAATGGAAAGTTTCTTTCCAAATACAGAAGTGAGATTTCTTGGAAATCCAATACGTCAGAATATTATAGATGACAAGCTGGCTCCGGAGGTAGCAAAAGAAAAATTAGGATTACAGAATAAATTAACCATTCTTTCTGTAGGAGGAAGTCAGGGGTCCAGAACACTCAATAACGGATGGAAAGATAATCTGGATAAACTGACTGAAAAAGGCTACCAGTTGATATGGCAGACAGGAAAGCTTGATTATGAAGCTCTAAAGAAAAATCAGGAAATTCAAAATCTGAGTAGTGCCGAAGGTCAGATCTCATTGAATGAATTTATTAAAGATATGGGAACAGCTTATTCCGCAGCAGATGTTATTGTTTCCCGTGCAGGGGCAATCGCTATTTCTGAACTTGCAGTAGCAGTGAAGCCTATCTTACTGATTCCATTACCAACTGCAGCAGAAGATCATCAGACCAAAAATGCACAAAGTTTGGTTGATCAGAAAGCAGCATTTATGGTTAAGGATGTAGAAATGAAAGACAAATTCTGGAATACACTGGAGCAGATTTGTGAAAATGAAGCTCTGAGAAAAGAAATGATGGTAAATCTGGAGAAATTTGGAAAGCCAGAAGCTACAAAGCAGATTGTAGACGAGATATTGAATAAAACAGGATTTAACCACAATAAAAATTAA
- the ftsA gene encoding cell division protein FtsA, with protein METNEFAVGLDIGTTKIVAIVGRKNAHGKIEIMGVGRSKSLGVHKGIVNNISQTISSIQAAVSEAEKSAGVKIKNVTVGIAGKHIRSLQHSDYIMREHPDRYITEDDIEQLKNQVKKLVMLPGEEIIHVLPQEYKVDSEGEIQEPIGMHGKRLEANFHVVVGQMGSIRNIARCVKEAGLDMEALTLEPLASSEAVLTKEEKEAGVAIVDIGGGTTDVAIFKDNIIRHTCVIPYGGGIITDDIKEGCSIIENHAEKLKVKFGSAVPELEKDSTFVTIPGLHGRPDKEISLKTLAQIINARVEEILEMVNNELKGYGAYEQKKKLIAGIVLTGGGSNLRHLRQLSNYVTGFDARIGYANEYVANDKNQFLKGPEFATSIGLLMESLKIRDKRAFEEPEIVEQVTETVTDKKETVTENTTEAVAQTPVAEVSKNKTKPTLGQSIMEKVRKFFEEVE; from the coding sequence ATGGAAACAAACGAATTTGCAGTAGGGCTCGACATTGGGACTACCAAGATTGTAGCCATTGTGGGCAGAAAAAATGCCCATGGAAAAATAGAAATAATGGGCGTAGGACGAAGTAAAAGTCTTGGCGTTCATAAGGGTATTGTCAACAATATTTCACAAACGATAAGCTCTATTCAGGCAGCTGTCTCCGAAGCTGAGAAAAGTGCGGGAGTGAAAATAAAGAATGTTACAGTAGGTATTGCCGGAAAGCATATTAGAAGCTTACAGCATTCCGATTATATAATGCGAGAGCACCCAGACAGATATATTACTGAAGACGATATAGAACAACTTAAAAATCAGGTGAAAAAGCTGGTAATGCTTCCTGGTGAAGAAATTATTCACGTATTGCCTCAGGAATACAAAGTAGATTCTGAAGGAGAGATTCAGGAACCTATAGGAATGCACGGAAAGAGGCTGGAAGCTAACTTTCATGTTGTTGTTGGACAGATGGGCTCTATCCGTAATATTGCACGTTGTGTAAAAGAAGCCGGATTAGATATGGAGGCTCTTACGTTAGAGCCATTAGCATCTTCCGAAGCAGTTCTTACAAAAGAAGAAAAAGAAGCAGGTGTTGCAATTGTAGATATCGGAGGCGGTACTACAGATGTAGCAATATTTAAAGACAATATTATCCGTCATACATGCGTTATTCCTTATGGCGGAGGGATTATTACAGATGATATTAAAGAAGGATGTTCTATCATCGAGAACCATGCAGAAAAACTAAAAGTAAAATTTGGCTCTGCTGTTCCCGAGTTAGAAAAAGATTCAACTTTTGTTACCATTCCTGGACTTCACGGAAGACCAGATAAAGAAATCTCTTTAAAAACATTGGCGCAAATTATCAATGCGAGAGTAGAAGAGATTCTGGAAATGGTAAATAATGAATTAAAAGGTTATGGTGCATACGAGCAAAAGAAAAAGCTTATTGCAGGTATTGTACTCACAGGAGGCGGATCTAATCTTAGACACCTTCGTCAGCTTTCCAATTATGTAACCGGGTTTGATGCCAGAATTGGTTATGCAAACGAATATGTAGCGAATGATAAGAATCAGTTTTTAAAAGGTCCTGAATTTGCTACTTCTATCGGACTTCTTATGGAGAGCTTAAAAATCAGAGATAAGAGAGCTTTTGAGGAACCTGAGATTGTTGAACAGGTAACCGAAACAGTTACTGATAAGAAAGAAACAGTAACCGAAAATACAACAGAAGCTGTAGCGCAAACTCCGGTAGCAGAAGTAAGCAAAAACAAAACGAAGCCTACTCTGGGACAGTCTATTATGGAGAAAGTTCGAAAATTTTTCGAAGAAGTTGAATAA
- the murC gene encoding UDP-N-acetylmuramate--L-alanine ligase, with amino-acid sequence MADVNTYENYYFIGIGGIGMSTLARYFHSVGKQVAGYDKTHTKLTNALQTEGITINFDDVLTNVEENLTPENTLIVFTPAIKNLKILDYFTEKGFTIMKRAKVLGILTETTECVAVAGTHGKTTTSTLIAHLCKVANLPFSGFLGGIAENYGSNFIFNGTDISVVEADEYDRSFMNLRPKWAVVTSMDADHLDIYGDKNTIEESFRDFAGLVPEDQQLFVRKGLDIGRESVSYAVNEEADYYSDHIRMEGGTLRFDFHAGDETIEDFEWHLPGIHNVENATVAIAIVHQLGASYEDLKKGIKSFKGIKRRYTKHFFENGKIYIDDYAHHPTELNAVIGSIKTFYPDKKLLIVFQPHLFTRTRDFVDGFAESLSKGEELILLDIYPARELPIEGVTSDWLLEKVKSEKKEISSLQDAFEKIKNKEFDILLTVGAGNIDTLYDPIMEWMGKEKS; translated from the coding sequence ATGGCTGATGTTAATACATACGAAAACTATTATTTTATAGGAATTGGAGGAATCGGAATGAGTACGCTGGCGCGTTACTTCCATTCTGTAGGTAAACAGGTGGCGGGTTATGATAAAACGCATACCAAACTTACGAATGCCCTTCAGACGGAAGGAATAACAATAAATTTCGATGATGTATTAACTAATGTAGAAGAGAACCTGACTCCTGAAAATACATTAATTGTTTTTACACCAGCAATTAAGAATCTTAAGATTTTAGACTACTTTACTGAGAAGGGCTTTACCATAATGAAGAGAGCTAAAGTTTTGGGAATTCTTACTGAAACTACAGAATGTGTAGCCGTAGCCGGGACACATGGAAAAACTACAACTTCTACACTAATTGCGCACCTGTGTAAAGTTGCGAATCTTCCTTTCTCAGGGTTTTTAGGAGGTATTGCAGAAAATTATGGGTCTAATTTCATTTTCAATGGTACAGATATATCCGTTGTAGAAGCAGATGAATATGATCGTTCTTTTATGAATCTTCGTCCAAAGTGGGCAGTTGTAACCTCAATGGATGCGGATCATTTAGATATTTATGGTGATAAAAATACAATAGAAGAATCGTTCAGAGATTTTGCAGGTCTGGTTCCTGAAGATCAGCAGCTATTTGTTCGTAAAGGACTTGACATTGGCAGAGAATCAGTATCCTATGCTGTAAATGAAGAAGCAGACTATTATTCCGATCATATTCGTATGGAAGGTGGAACACTTCGATTTGATTTTCATGCCGGTGATGAAACTATTGAGGATTTTGAATGGCATTTACCAGGGATCCATAATGTGGAAAATGCAACTGTAGCAATAGCGATAGTACACCAGTTGGGAGCAAGCTATGAAGATCTTAAAAAAGGAATTAAATCTTTCAAAGGGATTAAAAGAAGATATACCAAGCATTTCTTTGAGAACGGGAAAATATATATTGATGACTATGCACATCACCCAACAGAGTTAAATGCTGTAATTGGCTCCATAAAAACCTTTTATCCCGATAAAAAGCTGTTAATAGTCTTTCAGCCACATTTATTTACCAGAACAAGAGATTTTGTAGATGGTTTTGCTGAAAGTCTTAGCAAAGGAGAAGAATTGATATTATTAGATATATATCCAGCTCGTGAATTGCCAATAGAAGGCGTGACTTCTGATTGGTTATTGGAAAAAGTAAAAAGTGAAAAGAAAGAAATAAGCAGTCTTCAGGACGCATTCGAAAAAATTAAAAATAAAGAATTTGATATTCTTCTTACAGTCGGAGCAGGAAATATAGATACTTTGTACGATCCGATTATGGAATGGATGGGAAAAGAAAAGAGTTAA
- a CDS encoding cell division protein FtsQ/DivIB, producing MKNKYRILKIFVVIVLLAFLLNFSLKRFSTKEQKLKIDLTQETPVYFIDEATVKSIVKKSNPSGKVGTLDIPALEKKLNALKAVDSANVYLNLNGVLNVDVKQRVPFMRINNGAKQYYVDSNGEEFPLSDKFSYPCMLVSGDIPKEDYKGLSELIAKIGKDDFNKRYFVGINKEGGNYELLTDEGNFKVQLGDLENIDFKLKGFKTFAEKYLIYQDPLKYRQVSVKYNNQIVTTLRKGFKSDADSLLTQKLPNNIIARPVLAPEKKTPEKKKAPPEKKPENKKGKGEKTQAKDKKKEKK from the coding sequence ATGAAAAATAAATACAGAATATTAAAAATCTTCGTAGTAATAGTGCTTTTGGCATTTTTACTCAATTTTTCATTGAAACGATTCAGTACTAAAGAGCAGAAACTAAAAATAGACTTAACGCAGGAGACGCCTGTATATTTTATAGATGAAGCAACAGTAAAAAGTATTGTAAAGAAAAGTAATCCCTCAGGAAAAGTAGGAACTTTAGATATACCCGCACTTGAAAAAAAATTGAATGCTCTTAAAGCAGTAGACAGTGCAAATGTGTATCTTAACCTGAACGGAGTGTTGAATGTTGATGTAAAGCAAAGAGTACCGTTTATGAGAATAAACAATGGTGCGAAGCAATATTATGTAGATAGCAATGGCGAAGAATTTCCTCTTTCAGATAAATTTTCGTACCCGTGTATGCTGGTTTCCGGAGATATTCCGAAAGAAGATTATAAAGGCTTATCTGAGCTTATTGCTAAAATAGGAAAAGACGATTTCAACAAAAGATATTTTGTAGGAATAAATAAAGAAGGCGGGAATTATGAGTTGCTTACTGATGAAGGAAACTTCAAGGTGCAATTAGGAGATTTGGAAAATATAGACTTTAAACTAAAAGGATTTAAAACTTTTGCTGAAAAGTATCTTATATATCAGGATCCGTTGAAGTACAGACAAGTGTCGGTAAAGTATAATAACCAAATTGTAACAACATTACGAAAAGGGTTTAAATCAGATGCTGACAGTCTGTTAACTCAAAAATTGCCAAATAATATTATTGCAAGACCAGTATTGGCACCAGAGAAAAAAACTCCCGAAAAGAAGAAAGCTCCTCCCGAGAAAAAGCCCGAGAACAAAAAAGGAAAGGGCGAAAAGACACAAGCTAAAGATAAAAAGAAAGAAAAAAAATAA
- a CDS encoding BrxA/BrxB family bacilliredoxin, with the protein MYPSDLVLPMKAELTSNGFEDLTTPEAVDEAIKQQGTTLLVINSVCGCAAGAARPGVIASLLGDKKPDHLTTAFAGYDTEAVAEARKLLAPFPPSSPAVALFKDGELVHMLERHHIEGNPAGAIAANLQAAYNEYC; encoded by the coding sequence ATGTATCCATCAGATTTAGTATTGCCTATGAAGGCAGAACTTACCAGCAACGGATTCGAAGATCTTACTACTCCTGAGGCAGTAGATGAGGCTATAAAACAACAAGGAACAACCCTGTTAGTAATTAACTCTGTGTGTGGTTGTGCAGCAGGTGCAGCAAGACCTGGTGTTATAGCATCTTTATTAGGTGATAAAAAACCAGATCATCTTACAACTGCTTTTGCAGGATATGATACAGAAGCGGTAGCAGAAGCTAGAAAGCTTTTGGCTCCGTTCCCACCTTCTTCTCCGGCAGTAGCATTATTTAAAGATGGTGAATTAGTACACATGCTAGAGCGTCACCACATCGAAGGTAATCCTGCAGGAGCTATAGCAGCGAACCTTCAGGCAGCTTATAACGAATATTGCTAA
- the ftsZ gene encoding cell division protein FtsZ, which translates to MENISVQGFQFDLPKGNSSIIKVIGVGGGGNNALKHMYERGIHGVDFVICNTDAQTLDNNPVANKVQLGVTMTEGLGAGADPEVGEKAAIESIDDIKAAMGQNTKMVFITAGMGGGTGTGAAPVIAKVAKEMGILTVGIVTIPFSFEGKRRLEQAELGLEKLRNNVDSLIVINNDKLRQQFGNLGFKSGFSKADEVLTNAAKGMAEVITGYFDVNIDFRDAKSVLQNSGTALMSNGIASGENKAEDAVKKALDSPLLNDNKITGAKNVLLLIRSGNEEVTMDEIGIIMDHIQKEAGHTADIIFGVGSDEELGDSVSVLVIATGFAKEHQKYSGPTEKIVHSLSEDKSAPQIKRESPFKTSEEQVVSSGKDLFRLDDEDDAPRPEFPVNSVERSADRAQFFVEETPTEIQFLDKEEEGFGDQNWKLENDSNEFNLFSFTGEPQAKEDQVQDFQFNGELFEEEEKPVAFTFNFADDRVEVQEPASRIEETQINEVVEAEVTQTPVETPSEVTIENITIVEKPYEEEISIVNKAPLNENQLKIEERRNKLKEFNSRFVNTEAENAFETIPAFKRKNINIDGENASDHTINSFFSENKGQMNLRENRFLNKDVD; encoded by the coding sequence ATGGAAAATATAAGTGTACAAGGATTTCAGTTTGATTTGCCAAAAGGAAATTCATCAATTATAAAAGTTATCGGTGTTGGAGGAGGTGGTAACAACGCACTGAAGCACATGTACGAGAGAGGGATTCATGGAGTAGATTTCGTCATTTGTAATACCGATGCACAGACATTAGACAATAACCCTGTTGCCAACAAAGTACAGTTGGGTGTAACCATGACCGAAGGTCTTGGTGCCGGAGCAGATCCTGAGGTAGGGGAAAAGGCCGCTATTGAAAGTATCGACGATATCAAAGCTGCTATGGGACAAAATACCAAAATGGTATTCATTACTGCCGGAATGGGCGGTGGTACAGGTACCGGTGCGGCACCAGTAATTGCCAAAGTAGCAAAAGAAATGGGAATCCTTACCGTAGGTATTGTAACTATTCCGTTTAGCTTCGAAGGGAAAAGAAGATTAGAACAGGCAGAGCTTGGGCTTGAAAAGCTTCGTAATAATGTCGATTCATTAATTGTTATTAATAACGATAAGCTTCGTCAACAATTTGGTAATCTTGGTTTCAAATCAGGATTCTCAAAAGCCGATGAGGTTTTAACCAATGCTGCAAAAGGAATGGCAGAGGTTATTACTGGTTATTTCGATGTGAACATTGACTTCCGTGATGCTAAATCTGTACTTCAGAATAGTGGTACGGCATTAATGTCTAACGGTATTGCTTCTGGTGAGAACAAAGCAGAAGATGCAGTTAAGAAGGCATTAGATTCTCCATTATTGAATGATAATAAAATTACAGGAGCAAAGAATGTTTTACTATTGATCAGAAGTGGAAACGAAGAAGTTACCATGGACGAAATCGGTATCATTATGGACCATATCCAGAAGGAAGCAGGTCATACAGCAGATATCATTTTCGGGGTTGGTTCCGATGAAGAATTAGGAGATTCTGTAAGTGTATTGGTTATTGCTACAGGATTTGCAAAAGAGCACCAAAAATATTCAGGACCTACTGAGAAAATTGTACACAGCCTTTCAGAAGATAAATCTGCACCTCAGATAAAAAGAGAATCTCCATTCAAAACTTCTGAAGAGCAAGTTGTTTCTTCAGGAAAAGATTTATTTCGTTTAGATGATGAAGACGATGCTCCAAGACCCGAATTTCCGGTTAATTCTGTAGAAAGGAGTGCAGACAGAGCACAATTTTTTGTAGAAGAAACGCCTACTGAAATTCAGTTTTTAGATAAAGAGGAAGAAGGTTTTGGTGATCAGAACTGGAAACTAGAGAATGATAGTAACGAGTTCAACTTATTTTCTTTTACCGGAGAACCTCAGGCAAAAGAAGATCAGGTTCAGGATTTCCAGTTTAACGGAGAATTATTCGAAGAAGAAGAAAAGCCGGTAGCTTTTACATTCAATTTTGCTGATGATAGAGTTGAAGTACAGGAACCTGCAAGCAGAATAGAAGAAACACAGATTAATGAAGTTGTGGAAGCTGAAGTTACACAAACACCAGTAGAAACTCCTTCAGAAGTAACAATAGAAAATATTACTATTGTTGAAAAACCATACGAAGAAGAAATCAGTATTGTAAACAAAGCTCCTTTAAATGAAAATCAATTAAAGATTGAAGAGCGTCGTAATAAACTGAAAGAGTTTAACTCCAGATTCGTTAATACAGAGGCTGAAAATGCTTTTGAAACGATTCCTGCATTCAAAAGAAAGAACATTAATATTGATGGAGAGAACGCATCCGATCATACTATCAATTCATTCTTTTCCGAGAACAAAGGACAGATGAATCTTCGTGAAAACCGTTTTTTAAATAAAGACGTAGACTAA
- a CDS encoding GatB/YqeY domain-containing protein: MSLEVQVMDAMKTAMKEKDKVALDALRAIKAQIILVKTDGKGADVTPEQEIAILQRMVKQRKDSMEQFNAQNRQDLAEVEEAQTKVIEKFLPAQLSTEELEAEIKKIIAESGAEGAKDLGKVMGAASKALAGKSDGKSISEMAKKLLS, translated from the coding sequence ATGAGCTTAGAAGTACAAGTAATGGACGCAATGAAAACAGCCATGAAAGAGAAAGACAAAGTCGCTCTGGATGCATTGCGTGCTATTAAAGCCCAAATAATATTAGTGAAAACTGACGGAAAAGGAGCAGATGTTACACCAGAGCAGGAGATTGCAATTCTACAGAGAATGGTGAAACAGCGTAAAGACTCTATGGAGCAGTTCAATGCTCAGAACCGTCAAGACCTTGCCGAGGTAGAAGAAGCTCAGACAAAGGTTATAGAAAAATTCTTACCTGCACAGTTAAGCACAGAAGAACTGGAAGCTGAGATAAAAAAAATTATTGCAGAATCCGGAGCAGAAGGAGCAAAAGACTTAGGTAAAGTAATGGGAGCTGCCTCCAAAGCATTAGCCGGAAAATCCGATGGAAAAAGTATTTCGGAAATGGCTAAAAAGCTATTGAGTTAG
- a CDS encoding FtsW/RodA/SpoVE family cell cycle protein — protein MENNNDNKFEFLKGDKVLWMVIILISIFSIFPVYSASSNLEYIVNNGTTTGHVIKHIFFVLLGLGIMRLVGVVKYEYIGKLSSILLGVTVFLLLLTTFTGQKIDGASASRWLKIPGTPISFQPSTFAYLMLIIYICRYLTKKITRERLPIENIIYLFGPTLLVFGLVAKDNGSTALMIMFVSLIVMALGRLPLKYIIGFSGAMGIFAGIFLVVALNTNLIGGNRVHTWKSRIEAFSKKKDETLTEEDKAKNYQVMQAKAAIVHGGAIGMGPGKSALKQTLPQSVSDFIFAIIVEEYGAIGATILITLYFIMIVRIVMIASKIPMFFGSLLVLALGIMIFVQLSVNIAVAVNLIPVTGQPLPLISYGGTSMLVTYLQLGIILSVSSRILTNEEEGMGKKQTVEEINDIA, from the coding sequence ATGGAAAATAATAACGATAACAAATTTGAATTTCTGAAGGGAGATAAAGTCCTTTGGATGGTTATCATTTTGATTTCCATTTTTTCCATATTTCCGGTGTATTCAGCCAGTTCTAACCTGGAATATATTGTGAATAATGGTACTACAACCGGTCACGTAATCAAGCATATTTTCTTTGTACTTCTGGGTTTAGGAATTATGCGTCTTGTAGGGGTTGTTAAGTATGAATATATTGGAAAGCTGAGTAGTATTTTACTCGGAGTTACCGTTTTTCTATTGTTACTAACCACATTTACGGGGCAGAAAATTGATGGAGCTAGTGCATCTCGTTGGCTAAAGATACCTGGGACGCCAATATCTTTCCAGCCGTCTACATTTGCTTATTTAATGCTGATCATATACATCTGTAGATATCTGACAAAAAAGATTACCAGAGAAAGGTTGCCAATAGAGAATATTATCTATTTATTCGGACCTACACTATTGGTATTCGGGCTTGTAGCAAAGGATAATGGTTCCACAGCATTAATGATCATGTTTGTGTCTTTAATCGTTATGGCACTTGGAAGGCTTCCGCTGAAGTATATTATAGGCTTCTCCGGAGCTATGGGAATATTCGCAGGAATCTTCCTTGTAGTTGCGCTCAATACTAATCTTATTGGTGGAAACCGTGTACATACATGGAAAAGCCGTATTGAGGCATTTAGCAAGAAAAAAGATGAAACTTTAACCGAAGAGGATAAAGCAAAAAACTATCAGGTAATGCAGGCAAAAGCTGCAATAGTACATGGTGGGGCTATAGGAATGGGACCTGGTAAAAGTGCATTAAAACAAACTTTGCCACAGTCCGTATCCGACTTTATTTTTGCAATTATTGTAGAAGAGTATGGTGCTATTGGTGCCACAATACTTATTACATTATATTTCATTATGATCGTAAGGATTGTAATGATTGCCAGTAAGATTCCAATGTTCTTTGGTTCTTTACTGGTATTGGCATTAGGAATTATGATTTTTGTACAGCTATCCGTAAATATAGCGGTTGCAGTAAATCTTATTCCGGTTACAGGGCAGCCATTGCCACTGATTAGCTACGGAGGTACATCCATGTTGGTGACCTATCTGCAGTTAGGAATTATATTAAGTGTAAGCTCAAGAATTCTGACCAACGAAGAAGAAGGAATGGGTAAAAAACAAACAGTAGAAGAAATAAATGACATCGCCTAG
- a CDS encoding GH3 auxin-responsive promoter family protein, which translates to MATKALFNSVVNWFIGRRIDQIERFIAHPYETQKGVLFSQLFLAEDTEYGLKYGFKSISSISDFQNRIPIVSYEDFEPYIEKARQGVPDIIWPGQIKRFAKSSGTTNAKSKFIPITEESLEDCHYKAGKDLIALYVNNHPESELFQHKNLRLGGSSEMYQDFNTKFGDLSAILIENLPYWVEVINTPSRKVSLMGEWESKLKAITAEVKSQDVGSLTGVPSWMMVLLLRLLKETNADNIGQLWPNLEVFFHGGISFIPYKDQYKQLMGKDINYYEIYNASEGFFGIQDRSGADDMLLMLDYGIFYEFIPMEHFGESHPKTITLEDVEVGKNYAMVLTTNGGLWRYLIGDTVKFTSTNPYRIKVSGRTKHYINTFGEELMIDNVEVALKKACDYTNAEIIDYTGAPIYMNGNESGAHEWVIEFSRKPFEIEAFARIFDDTLKKVNSDYEAKRYNNITLKEPVIHLARPHLFYDWMNSRGKLGGQNKVPRLSNNREYIDPLLEMNKY; encoded by the coding sequence ATGGCAACAAAAGCGCTTTTCAATTCTGTGGTAAACTGGTTTATTGGAAGAAGAATAGACCAGATAGAGCGCTTCATTGCTCATCCTTACGAAACGCAAAAAGGAGTACTTTTTTCTCAGCTTTTTCTCGCTGAGGATACTGAATACGGACTGAAATATGGTTTTAAAAGTATTTCCAGCATCAGCGATTTTCAAAATAGAATACCCATTGTTAGTTACGAAGATTTTGAACCTTATATAGAAAAGGCTCGCCAGGGAGTGCCGGATATTATCTGGCCTGGACAGATTAAGCGTTTCGCTAAATCCTCGGGGACTACCAATGCCAAGAGTAAGTTTATTCCAATTACAGAAGAAAGTCTTGAGGATTGCCATTATAAAGCAGGTAAAGATCTTATTGCACTTTATGTGAATAACCATCCCGAATCCGAACTCTTTCAGCATAAAAACCTTCGCTTGGGGGGAAGTTCAGAAATGTATCAGGATTTCAATACCAAGTTTGGAGATCTTTCGGCAATACTCATTGAAAATCTCCCGTATTGGGTAGAAGTTATCAATACACCGAGCAGAAAGGTCTCGCTAATGGGAGAATGGGAGAGTAAGCTAAAAGCAATAACTGCTGAAGTTAAAAGCCAGGATGTGGGAAGCCTTACCGGAGTACCAAGCTGGATGATGGTTTTGTTGCTAAGATTACTGAAAGAAACTAATGCAGACAATATAGGGCAACTCTGGCCAAATCTTGAAGTTTTTTTCCATGGAGGTATAAGCTTTATTCCTTACAAAGATCAATATAAGCAGTTGATGGGAAAGGATATCAATTACTACGAGATTTATAATGCATCCGAAGGGTTCTTTGGTATTCAGGACAGATCCGGAGCCGATGATATGCTCTTGATGCTGGACTATGGAATCTTCTATGAATTTATTCCAATGGAACATTTTGGAGAATCCCATCCTAAAACAATCACTTTGGAAGACGTTGAGGTAGGGAAGAACTATGCAATGGTATTGACAACAAATGGTGGACTATGGCGTTATTTGATAGGTGATACCGTGAAATTTACTTCGACCAACCCATACAGAATAAAAGTGTCAGGAAGAACCAAACATTATATCAATACCTTTGGTGAAGAATTGATGATTGATAATGTAGAAGTTGCTCTGAAAAAGGCCTGTGATTATACGAATGCAGAAATCATAGATTATACTGGTGCACCAATATACATGAACGGAAACGAATCCGGAGCACATGAATGGGTGATAGAATTCTCCAGAAAGCCATTCGAAATTGAAGCTTTCGCCCGTATATTCGATGATACCCTAAAGAAAGTTAATTCAGATTACGAAGCCAAACGCTATAACAACATAACTCTTAAAGAACCAGTAATTCACTTAGCCAGACCACACTTGTTCTACGACTGGATGAACAGCAGAGGAAAGCTTGGCGGACAAAATAAAGTACCGAGGCTAAGTAATAATCGGGAGTATATAGATCCCCTTTTAGAAATGAATAAATATTAA
- a CDS encoding GxxExxY protein, producing the protein MTENEISNIVFDAGMRIHRKLGVGLYENVYEECLAYELNGRGLLVEKQRDVKIEYEELIIDKAFRIDLLIEKKLIIEVKAVSEINDYHSFQLYNYLRLTGLKLGMLLNFHSPLFKNGVKRVVNKL; encoded by the coding sequence ATGACAGAAAACGAAATTTCAAATATTGTTTTTGATGCGGGAATGAGAATTCATCGCAAGCTTGGAGTTGGTCTTTATGAAAATGTATACGAAGAATGTCTTGCTTATGAACTGAATGGAAGAGGTCTTTTGGTTGAAAAGCAAAGAGATGTGAAAATTGAATATGAAGAATTAATAATAGATAAGGCTTTCAGAATTGATTTATTGATTGAAAAAAAGCTGATTATTGAAGTAAAAGCGGTTTCTGAAATTAATGATTATCATTCTTTTCAACTTTATAATTATTTAAGATTAACAGGATTGAAATTAGGAATGCTTTTGAATTTTCATTCGCCTTTATTTAAAAATGGAGTAAAAAGAGTAGTAAATAAGTTATAG